The following proteins are encoded in a genomic region of Corylus avellana chromosome ca4, CavTom2PMs-1.0:
- the LOC132179445 gene encoding transcription factor bHLH143 codes for MVKANESGLYPQHSAWPPSKLNFMSTALRPRQQECLPAGISPGSCVPSARLALPRFEVPGIPDLKTEQTKDAYASLQCLPLHFQSLFPTPNPYLKGRQSPLSHGLDGNAGPNASSGSSPKRFLIFDQCGNQTRLIHNSVCLPVWSPATATTKPLFGYKSYEEEQPARVSPTDPRKYFLHEESGENKIASEESEMHEDTEEINALLYSDESDDDDDYGDDDDEVASTGHSPMAIKGSYEKHEYVECIAEEVAGSDGPNKRLKLLDGGYKKSSPMDTASSVKLDRSLAYDSDAESSYAIGQNQGEEASSILGKRPFKRDNIRDALRILESIIPGAEGKDPLLVIDEAIDYLKSLKHKAKSLGVSHQ; via the coding sequence ATGGTTAAGGCCAACGAATCTGGGCTTTATCCACAGCATTCTGCTTGGCCACCATCTAAACTGAATTTCATGAGCACGGCACTGCGACCGAGGCAACAGGAATGTTTGCCAGCAGGTATAAGCCCTGGCAGTTGCGTGCCCTCTGCACGGTTGGCATTGCCCAGGTTTGAAGTTCCTGGTATACCAGACTTGAAGACGGAACAAACAAAGGACGCTTATGCATCTCTTCAATGTTTACCTCTTCACTTCCAGAGCTTGTTTCCCACTCCTAACCCATATCTTAAAGGAAGACAATCTCCCTTGTCTCATGGGCTTGATGGGAATGCTGGGCCAAATGCAAGCTCTGGGTCTTCTCCAAAGAGATTCCTTATTTTTGATCAGTGTGGGAATCAAACAAGGCTAATTCATAATTCGGTTTGCCTCCCTGTCTGGAGTCCAGCTACTGCTACTACAAAACCATTGTTTGGTTATAAGTCGTATGAGGAAGAGCAGCCAGCTAGAGTGAGTCCAACTGATCCAAGAAAGTACTTTTTACACGAAGAGTCTGGTGAGAATAAAATAGCTAGTGAAGAAAGTGAGATGCATGAAGACACAGAAGAAATCAATGCCTTGCTTTACTCCGATGagagtgatgatgatgatgattatggtgatgatgatgatgaagtagCAAGCACAGGCCATTCTCCAATGGCCATTAAGGGGAGTTACGAGAAACATGAATATGTCGAATGCATTGCAGAGGAAGTTGCTGGCTCAGATGGCCCAAACAAAAGGCTGAAATTGCTCGATGGTGGGTACAAAAAATCATCTCCTATGGACACTGCTAGTTCGGTAAAACTGGACAGATCTCTTGCATATGACAGTGATGCAGAATCAAGCTATGCCATTGGCCAGAACCAAGGAGAGGAAGCGAGTTCTATTTTGGGCAAAAGGCCTTTTAAAAGGGATAATATACGTGATGCATTGAGAATTCTTGAGAGCATAATTCCTGGTGCAGAGGGTAAGGATCCATTGTTGGTTATTGATGAAGCTATAGATTACCTAAAGAGTTTGAAGCACAAAGCCAAATCTCTAGGGGTTAGCCACCAATAG
- the LOC132177617 gene encoding root phototropism protein 3, translating to MWESESESVAGRDYGNGALSSSKHGVKTDGFELRGQSWYVATDIPSDLLVQVGGVNFHLHKYPLLSRSGKMNRIIYESRDPDLSEIGLDELPGGPDAFELASKFCYGIAVDLTAANISGLRCAAEYLEMTEDLEEGNLIFKTEAFLSYVVLSSWRDSIIVLKSCEKLSPWAENIQIVRRCSESIAWKACANPKGIKWAYTGKTSKDSSPKWNNDHTKESSPSRNQQVPPDWWFEDVCILRIDHFVRVITAIKVKGMRFELIGAAIMHYAAKWLPGLISDMAVAAAGDEGSISSISNTSSISSSVWKGGLHMIVAATKDDLPGVQAKDQRMIIESLISIIPPQKDSVSCSFLLRLLRMANMLKVAPALVTELENRVGMQFEQATLADLLIPSYNKCETMYDVDLVHRLLEHFLIQEQTESSSPSRQPCSDKHMYEGSLRGTNPNPKMRVARLVDSYLTEVSRDRNLSLTKFQVLAEALPESARTCDDGLYRAIDSYLKAHPTLSEHERKRLCRVMDCQKLSIDACMHAAQNERLPLRVVVQVLFSEQVKISNAIANSSLKEAGESQYQPTVLNRKTLLEGTPQSFQEGWSAAKKDINTLKFELDSVKAKYHDLQNDMENLQRQFDKMLKQKQTSAWSSGWKKLSKLTKMTTLENHDIGSQLPTAAEQTRKTPRRWRNSIS from the exons ATGTGGGAGTCAGAGAGTGAGTCAGTTGCAGGCCGAGACTATGGAAATGGTGCTCTTAGTTCCAGCAAGCATGGAGTCAAGACTGATGGGTTTGAGCTAAGGGGCCAGTCTTG GTATGTTGCAACTGATATTCCCAGTGACCTTCTAGTTCAAGTTGGGGGTGTTAATTTTCACTTGCACAAG TATCCCTTGCTTTCTAGGAGTGGAAAGATGAACAGAATCATATATGAATCACGCGACCCAGATTTGAGCGAGATAGGTCTTGATGAACTACCTGGTGGGCCTGATGCTTTTGAGTTAGCATCAAAATTCTGCTATGGGATTGCTGTTGATCTAACAGCAGCAAATATCTCTGGCCTGAGATGTGCCGCAGAGTACCTTGAAATGACAGAGGACTTGGAAGAAGGCAATCTTATATTCAAAACTGAAGCATTTCTAAGCTATGTTGTTTTGTCCTCATGGAGGGACTCTATAATAGTGTTGAAAAGCTGTGAGAAGCTCTCTCCATGGGCGGAGAATATTCAAATTGTCAGAAGATGCAGTGAGTCCATTGCATGGAAGGCTTGTGCCAATCCAAAAGGAATCAAATGGGCATACACTGGGAAAACCTCAAAAGATTCCAGCCCGAAATGGAATAATGATCACACGAAGGAATCCAGCCCCAGTAGAAATCAGCAGGTTCCTCCTGATTGGTGGTTTGAAGATGTTTGTATCCTTAGGATTGATCATTTTGTGAGAGTCATTACTGCAATTAAGGTAAAGGGGATGAGATTTGAACTTATTGGAGCTGCAATAATGCATTATGCAGCTAAATGGCTGCCCGGTCTGATAAGCGATATGGCGGTGGCTGCTGCCGGAGATGAAGGAAGCATTAGCAGCATCAGTAATACTAGTAGTATTAGCAGCAGTGTTTGGAAGGGCGGGCTCCATATGATTGTGGCAGCAACTAAAGATGATCTTCCTGGTGTTCAGGCAAAAGATCAGCGGATGATCATTGAGAGCCTCATCAGCATAATTCCACCACAGAAGGATAGTGTGTCATGCAGCTTCCTGCTTAGGCTTTTGAGAATGGCAAACATGTTGAAAGTAGCTCCTGCTTTGGTGACAGAATTGGAGAACCGAGTTGGAATGCAGTTCGAGCAGGCAACATTGGCAGATCTTCTTATTCCTTCTTACAACAAATGTGAGACAATGTATGATGTGGATCTTGTTCATAGACTTTTGGAGCATTTTCTTATTCAAGAACAAACAGAAAGTTCAAGTCCAAGCAGACAACCTTGTTCTGACAAACACATGTATGAAGGTAGTCTTAGGGGTACCAATCCAAATCCTAAGATGAGAGTGGCCAGGCTTGTTGACAGTTATCTTACAGAGGTGTCCAGAGATAGAAACCTCTCCCTAACAAAGTTTCAGGTGCTGGCTGAAGCCTTGCCTGAATCTGCAAGGACCTGTGATGATGGACTTTACAGAGCAATTGACTCTTACCTCAAG GCACATCCAACACTTTCCGAGCATGAAAGGAAACGACTTTGCCGTGTTATGGATTGCCAGAAACTctcaattgatgcatgcatgcatgctgcCCAAAATGAACGGCTTCCATTAAGAGTTGTTGTGCAAGTCCTCTTCTCTGAGCAGGTAAAGATAAGCAATGCAATAGCTAACAGCTCCCTGAAAGAAGCTGGTGAATCTCAGTACCAGCCGACGGTTTTAAACCGGAAAACACTACTTGAAGGGACTCCACAATCATTCCAAGAAGGATGGTCGGCTGCCAAAAAGGATATCAACACCCTCAAGTTTGAGCTGGACAGTGTGAAAGCCAAGTACCATGACCTCCAGAATGATATGGAGAATCTTCAGAGACAGTTTGATAAAATGTTAAAGCAGAAACAGACATCAGCATGGAGCAGTGGGTGGAAGAAACTAAGCAAACTTACAAAGATGACAACCTTAGAAAATCATGATATTGGGTCTCAGCTCCCAACCGCTGCAGAACAGACTAGAAAGACACCTAGAAGGTGGAGAAACTCAATATCCTGA